In Methanonatronarchaeum thermophilum, a genomic segment contains:
- a CDS encoding molybdopterin molybdotransferase MoeA, translating to MKKKNGFKNLTPIEKAKKTYLNKIKPIKTTEKIQIKKSLGRAIARDIKSPTDLPHYNRSAMDGYAVKAENTYGATQTNPITLKIKEKNPNQMECVRVHTGSEIPKTTDAVIKIENTEKNNQTLKTYKPVSPGENISQKGEDVTKNQTILKQGHTLKPMDISLLRTLQIEKITVMKKPTIAIIPTGDEVIKPGNKPKPGQVIESNSIAISMMIKKWGGKPTTHPITPDQPQKIEKAIQQNQDKDIITVIGGSSVGKRDHTAQVIKQNGEIYIEGIAIKPGKPTILGKTNNTPTIGLPGYPVAAAIAAQTFLKPTIHKKGKIKPKHQWKTQATLTRKIHSEPGYQTYTRVKLNNNKATPLRTSGAGIITSITRADGIAIIPSQSEGKDKGETIEVIPIE from the coding sequence ATGAAGAAAAAAAATGGATTCAAAAACCTCACACCCATAGAAAAAGCAAAAAAAACCTACCTAAACAAAATAAAACCAATAAAAACCACAGAAAAAATACAGATAAAAAAATCATTAGGCCGAGCTATAGCCAGAGACATAAAATCACCAACCGACCTACCACACTACAACCGCTCCGCAATGGACGGATACGCAGTAAAAGCAGAAAACACATACGGAGCAACACAAACCAACCCAATCACCCTAAAAATCAAAGAAAAAAACCCAAACCAAATGGAGTGCGTAAGAGTACACACAGGCAGCGAAATACCAAAAACAACAGACGCAGTCATAAAAATAGAAAACACAGAAAAAAACAACCAAACACTAAAAACCTACAAACCCGTCTCACCAGGAGAAAACATAAGCCAAAAAGGCGAAGACGTAACCAAAAACCAAACAATACTAAAACAAGGCCACACCCTCAAACCAATGGACATAAGCCTACTAAGAACACTTCAAATAGAAAAAATAACAGTAATGAAAAAACCCACAATAGCAATAATACCAACCGGAGACGAAGTCATAAAGCCAGGCAACAAACCCAAACCCGGACAAGTAATAGAAAGCAACTCAATAGCCATATCAATGATGATAAAAAAATGGGGTGGAAAACCAACAACACACCCAATAACACCAGACCAACCTCAAAAAATAGAGAAAGCAATCCAACAAAACCAAGACAAAGACATAATCACAGTGATCGGAGGCAGCTCCGTTGGAAAAAGAGACCACACCGCCCAAGTAATAAAACAAAACGGAGAAATCTACATAGAAGGAATAGCAATAAAACCCGGCAAACCAACAATACTCGGAAAAACAAACAACACACCAACAATCGGCCTACCAGGATATCCAGTAGCAGCTGCAATAGCCGCACAAACATTCCTAAAACCAACAATACACAAAAAAGGAAAAATCAAACCAAAACACCAATGGAAAACACAAGCAACACTCACAAGAAAAATACACTCAGAACCAGGATACCAAACCTACACAAGAGTAAAACTAAACAACAACAAAGCAACACCACTAAGAACATCAGGCGCAGGAATAATAACCTCAATAACCAGAGCCGACGGAATAGCAATAATCCCCAGCCAAAGCGAAGGAAAAGACAAAGGAGAAACCATAGAGGTGATCCCAATTGAATAA
- a CDS encoding molybdenum-dependent transcriptional regulator, giving the protein MKREPIVEVYIRSGDTKFRYKDLELLKSIEEYGSINRASKVLSRSYSHSQKRIDRLENAFGRLIDRRRGGVDGGGSELTSLAEQLVETLENKITDLVVTADTEMTVVEGRVVEMDRDLAVIDTSIGRLNTIKKGWMELGQVTRVLIRADIITLQDPGRTRRTSALNTVLGEVVGLDRSESGGTAIVYLEVGGTTIKAVVTKNSIKNLDITRGKELTATFKATATKVIPDAKLPDFYNNK; this is encoded by the coding sequence ATGAAGAGAGAACCTATTGTTGAGGTTTATATAAGATCTGGTGACACTAAGTTTAGGTATAAGGATCTGGAGTTGTTGAAGTCTATTGAGGAGTATGGCTCTATCAATAGGGCTAGTAAGGTGTTGAGTAGGTCTTATTCGCATTCTCAGAAAAGGATTGACAGACTTGAGAATGCTTTTGGTAGGTTGATAGATAGACGTAGGGGTGGGGTTGATGGTGGAGGTAGTGAACTAACTTCGTTGGCTGAACAGTTGGTTGAGACGCTTGAAAACAAGATAACAGATTTGGTGGTAACTGCGGATACCGAGATGACCGTTGTTGAAGGTAGGGTTGTGGAGATGGATAGAGATCTTGCGGTTATTGATACGTCTATAGGTCGTTTAAACACTATTAAGAAAGGTTGGATGGAGTTAGGCCAGGTGACTAGGGTTTTGATTAGAGCTGATATAATAACACTTCAAGATCCTGGTAGAACTCGGAGAACGAGTGCTTTGAACACAGTTTTAGGTGAGGTGGTGGGGTTGGATAGGTCTGAGTCTGGTGGAACGGCGATAGTATATCTAGAGGTGGGTGGCACGACAATTAAAGCGGTTGTTACAAAAAACAGTATAAAGAACTTGGATATAACGCGCGGTAAGGAATTGACAGCTACGTTTAAAGCAACTGCTACAAAGGTAATACCTGATGCGAAACTACCCGATTTTTATAATAACAAATAA